From the genome of Symphalangus syndactylus isolate Jambi chromosome 13, NHGRI_mSymSyn1-v2.1_pri, whole genome shotgun sequence:
taatagttatatataatataagcaaattagatatttattcttttattctcctttttgtGTGTCTATTATATGGATTCatgaatttatatttattcagtgttttaAAATGAGTTACACTCATTAATCTTTGATGCTAAAATAGAGGAAGCTGCTTCAAGCAGGTTTTTGGGTCTTTTTTACATGCTCTAGTagactttttaagcattttcctcttttctggtACAAGAAAATATCCCAAGCCCACCTTGAATGTTTTCTGCCAAGACCTGGTACCTTTTAGAGATTTGTAACTATTTTCTCTTGcttgaaattaatttttcacttatatttcctttcttttctcttgatgcCCCAAATCTTGACAAAGTGATTGCCAAATTGCCTGATCTTTTCTTGGTGGCGCTTAAGCAGTGTATTTGTGTATCAAAAGGGTAGATTACTTAAAGATCTCTTTTATCTATCCTGTATGTGCTATAGGGAGgaaattataattgttatatttgtatttttaaagaggaaTGAACCAATTTGTATATGTGAAAAGAATTAAGCTTTTAGAACTTCAGTTTATGAAGTTTAAAGGGGTATCTGTGAGTAAAGATTATAAGCATGTAGTTTCCTGATTTAAACAACACTGATAGTTTCATTGTGTTAATTCTCTAATTTCTAACTTTTGCTTTCTTGGATTGTATTTTCTAATAGAATTTTATCTGCTAGTTCAACTAATGGATTTGATTTTCTGAGGAGTATGAAATTGGCAGCCACCTTCCTAGCCATGCTTCTgttacttgcagtttctaatttttctttttacaagatCTTTTTGGAAgtcaatgtatttctttttttttttttttttttttttttttgagacggagtctcactgtgtcgcccaggctgtagtgcagtggcgcaatcttggctcactgcaagctccgcctcccgggttcacgccattctcctgcctcagcctctccgagtagctgggactacaggcgcccgccaccacgcccggctaattttttgtatttttagtagagacggggtttcaccgtggtctcgatctcctgacctcgtgatccgcctgcctcggcctctcaaagtgctgggattacaagcgtgagccaccgcgcctggcctgtatttttttttcccctctgagacggagtttcactctgtcgcccaggctggagtgcagtggcgcgatctcagctcactgcaacctccacctcctgggttcaagcaattctcctgccttagcctcctgagtagctgggattacaggcacgtgctaccacgcctggctaattttgtatttttagtagagacagggtttcaccacgttggccaggctggtcttgaactcccgacctcgtgatccacccaccttggcttcccatagtgctgggattacaggcgtgagccaccgcacccggctggaaGTCAATGTAGCTCTAATTAAAATCCTAATGTGAATTTTTGGGCTGCAGTCTTGCAAAGAAATATTTTGACCATCAAATGTGTTTACTAATATGACACCAGAGTCTTCAAGTAGGTGAATGGATTGAATTTGAGAaacaatatttttgtttccttattttattttacttcattttatttttcctaaggtACTAAAccattgcttttaaaattctgaagtAATGAAGGGAATAATAGAATAAaggccagaaaaagaaaatcatcactTAAAAAATCTAAGTATCTTAGTTTTtgtccaactttttttttgtcagtATATATAAGCATTTATGCATTggcaaacaaaagttaaaaaaagaccCTGTATAAATTGTTAATCTTCTCAGCTTAGAAAAACTGACTTTCTTCAAACTGAGGTTGAATATCTGCCTGTCAGTAAGAAGAGATAGGAAAAGAAACTTGGAATTGTCAGAAAGCTTAAATAAAATTGTCCGGCTTCTAAACAAACATTGCAAATACTTTGTGGTATGGATAGAATcagtttattaaacaaataaacagaacagTATCCTTATTTTTGGTGTCTTGGTAAAGGCTTTAATCTTGTGGATTTTTTCAATTTAGGCCCTTGCTCTTGGACATCATAACTATACTTATGTGGACTGCTTTTCCAGGGAGCCTCTTTACAACTCACTTGTAAATACAAGAGCAAGGAAACCATAACAGCCATGTTATCTGACCATAATGATAGGGATAGATTTCCAATTGCAGCCATGAGTTAAACACTCTAACTGTGAGGACTCCAAGATGTTTTTCCCTGAAGTTTGCCCAACATCACAAATCAGAAGGACAAAATTTGCTAATCTTAAAGAGCAAGTTGTAGATGTCAGAGCTTAAGCCCGGTTTTTGTACCCAATTAGGATCAggtatatacatatttgttaagTTCTTGTTATTTTTGAACAGCGGAGGCACAGTGACATAGAGATTGCATTAAGTTAAATGTAGGAAAAGTTTCTGATTACAATGTGAATGTCACTTTTTCTCTGCTTTGATTTTTGGTAAATTGTGTTATTCTTCCCAAATGTCAAAGGAATACAAAGAACTGTGTTTTAGACAGACTATTGCACTGTGAAGTTAAAATGGAAACTCATATTATAGACTTGTGTAATAGAAGTATTGTGATTTActgtgaaaataaagataaaaggacATTTGAAATATgagcagaggctgggcatggtggctcacgcctgtaatcccagtactttgggaggctgaggcaggcagatcacctgaggtcaggagttcgagaccagcctgaccaacatggagaaatcccgtctctactaaaaacacaaaattagccaggcgtggtggcacatgcctgtaatctcagctacttgggaggctgaggcaggagaatcacttgaacttgggaggctgaggttgtggtgagctgagatcgtgtcattgcactccagcctgggcaacaagagggaaacatcatctcaaaaaaaaaaaaaaaaaaagaaatataatcagAAAACTATATtcgttattttataaaattttaggagaaaccttaaagcttatttttatttggttGTGCCTTAGAATACCTTTCTTTGTAAGGcaccataataaaaaatatgagcatttattttatcccaggtaagtttttttttctttggagacagtctcattctgtcgctcaggctggagtgcagtagcaccatcttggctcactgcaacctccacttcccaggttcaagtgattcttgtgccacagcctcccaagtagctgggattacaggtgtgtgccaccacatccagctaattttttttgtatttttagttgagacagggtttcactgtgttggccaggctggtcttgaactgttggcctcaagtgacccacctgccttggcctcccagtggtgggattacaggtgtgagccaccacacccagcctcaggtaaGTTTTTCttaatagatttttaattttgaaatttttaaaaggccaaatttatgtgttaatttttctttcattcatcattGAATGAAAACTCATTGAGAACCTATTGAGAAAAACAGATTGATTACCTACTATAATGCAAGTCATTCTGTTAGGATCTGAGGACACATGATTTTCCGTCATGGAACTCACAAAGTAATAGGAGGATTAAGAAACGTTATCAGAAagtggctaggcatggtggctcatacctgtaatcccagcactttgggaggtcaaggtaggaggatcacttgagcccaggagttcaagattagcctgggcaacatagtgaaatattgtatccttaaaaaaatattaaaaagaaaagtatcagGAAGTGTTAACACCTATGCAGAGAATTATAATAGGGTGATATGCAGAGTTATCACAGGATGGCAGGAAAGAGAATACATGAATGTCTACTTTAGATTGGGGAATCAGGGAGCATCTCTGAAAAGGTAACATTTACTTAATATGCAAGAAAAAATCTTTCTCATGGTTAATctttaaactttgttttcttgtaatTAAATTTGCTTAAATTCTATCTGAAGCCCATATTAAAGGCAATGCTTTCCTGTCcagtgaagtttttcttttaaattgaccTGTCTcctactttttaataattgttttttacatggaaatttaaacagtcaaaatatattatcttttgaatttattttaaggtGTATGTGCTTAATAATTATCTAAGAGCCTTGCTAaggatttgtaattttttattgctgccttttttagtttcttttatgCTTCAAAAATTTAACATGTGATTAGATTGAATATGatgaaattttagttttaataagGGAAATATTTTCTTAGCATTTACAGATGATAAATTCCTGGGACATTAGTTGTGACTGAAATTACTGAAGGATTTTTGAATTTCATGTGTTTTGAGTGGGAACTGAGTTTAGAATTTGTGAGTCTGTTATCTGAGGGAATAGGCAAGAATATGATTTCAAGTGGACAGTTTGGGAACAATAAGAATTAGAAGCAGGATTCTAGAGCAGAAGGTGGGATGGAAGTAGTTGAGAaggcaaaaaaaggaagaaaattccatgcaaGGAATTTAATTTTGCGCTgctcatggtggctcacgcctgtattcccagcactttgggtggtcgaggcagaaggatcactggagcccaggagttcaacaccaacctgggcaacatagtgggaccttgtctctacaaaaaataaaaaagttttgctgcttgtggtggcacatgcctgtaatcctagctactagggaggctgaggcaggaggatcacttaagcctgggaggttgaggttgcagtgtgccctgattgtgccactgcactccagcctaatagcaagaccctgtttctcaaaaaaaaaaaaaaaaaaaaaaaggaatttaattttgatgaaatccaatttatctttttagttttccttttctcattgtgCTTCTGGTGTCTTATGTAAGAACTCTTTGCCTTATTccaggtcatgaagattttctgttatgttttcttttaaaagtttaatagtTTATATTGTACATTTATAGACTTATGATCCACTTTGAGTTTACTTTTATAAAAGGTGTGAGGTTTAAGTTGAAGTCCATGTGTTTTGCATATGGATGACCAATTGCTCCAACACCaattattgaaaagactgtcttttcttcattgttcCTTTTGCacatttgtgaaaaatcagaTTGCTATATTTGTGTTGGTCTATTTCTGCatgctattctgttccattgagctGAGTGTTCTTTCGTAAATACTACTCTATCTTAATTATTGTAATCGTATAGTAATTTAGATTGTTTCTCAGCATGTTTAATATACTGTTCCAATATCATCTGGCCTACATACTTCTGGATGATTTGTTAACCTTATTATTGTTCCTCTGTAGGTAATGTGTCATTTTGTTCTGGCTACACTCAAGATTTTCTCTTACCTTTGGCTGTCAGAGTTTGTAtacattttgtttggttttcctACTTAAATAGCTTATTGGATCTATAAATTAATGTTTTCTACTAAATTTGGGATGCTTTGGGGCaaaaatttattcatatattttttctactcTTTTCACTTCTGGTCAGGGATTCCAATTACGTGTGTGTTTGACCTCTTAAATTGTCTCATTAATCCCTTtgattctttcatcttttttttgttgttgttgttctcctttgtttttcagatttggTAATATCCATTGGTTTGTCTGTAAGTTCAACAATGGTTTCTTCTACTGTCTCCAAGTTGCTATTGAACCCATCAAGcaaattttgttttacttattgtacttttcatttccagaatttGTCCACTTTTCTGTTGACATTCCCTCTGTTAATTTGTTGATAACAGATATTCTTTTAATTCattgaacatatttccttttaatATCTTGAACATAATTCATAATAACTGCCTTGATGTTTTTCTTCTAAACTCGGCATCTAGGTCTACTTGGTGACAATTTCTATTGACTACTTTTTACCCTGAGTAGGGGGGGTCacaccttcttttttctttgtttattgatttttggaTGAAAACTGGatattatagataatattttataacaaCTCTGGATTCGTCTATGTTCTTCTGAGAAATATTGTGTTTTTGTGCTAGTGGGCAACTGACTTGCCTGAATTCCAACTTAATACTCTGTCTCCATTCTATGTTGGTATACAACTGCTGATATCTGTTTTTGGGTCTTCCTTTGCTGCTTTTTTTAGCTGGATTTTTGTAGGTCTCCCCTCTGCCTGCCAAATTTGGTAGTCAGTCAAGAATTTGGGGAGAGATGGAGTTTATTGATTGTCCAACCTGTTTTTATATGGCAGTTCTCTTTTTCTAGAGTTAAGTGAGGTATTGTGATTGAatgattatatacatttttactgCATATGAAAAAGATTATGGATTTAGAAGAATTGCAATGAAGAAATTAACTGAATATTTTATTGCACAGGTGCAGCTGCTAGCaaggaaaattatattttcatatttaaatctgCTAGTGAATTCAAAGAATGACCTGGCTGTGGCTTATATTCTCAATATTCCTGATAGAGGACTAGGAAGAGAAGCCTTCACTGATTTGAAACATGCTGCTCGAGAGAAACAAATGTCTATCTTTTTGGTATGGATGTGTGACATGTTCAAAATTAAGACCCCTTGCACAGTGGATCCATGTATCCTAATATGCTTGTAACTAGAATGAAACAACTTTTAAGTGGTTAATTTATGTTCTACCTCTGTATTTGAAAATCcatggtattttaattttttaccatatcCTTCAAGTTTGGTAAAGGAGACTTTCTCTAAAGCAGTGTTTCCTTACATATATTCCGTGTAGTGCTAGCCCTGATAAATTCTCTGTGAATACATGTTTCCAGTGTCAAAACGTTTCTGTTAAATGTTCTTTGAATAAATGTTTCCAAGGGCAAAATGTTTAGAAGTAGTATATACCCTTATTGGTTATACATAATCCATTATTGAATATAAgagctctgagaagtcctgccaTAAAGAAATCTGCTTGTAGCAAATTAAGCTTGTTATTTaatctgttgtttcctaattTATTTGACCATGGAACTTTCCCCTAAATTATTGACATTTCACAGGATTTGTCTTTCTTAGAATGTACCTTGGAACATTTCATCTTTGATTGAAACACTTACGTACAGctatcacatatgtatttttatcatTGTAAGGACAAGCCTTTTGAACTATACATGATCCCAGGATGAGAAAGCTGGATGGAACTTAGTGATTATCtagtctgtatttttattttacaaatagagAGGCTGAGGTTTGGAAGTGTTAAATTGCCCAACCAATTCACCTGTTTAACACAACAGATCAGCTAAtgctaaaaattcccttgttccaTATAATAATTTCAATAGCTAGTAGTCaactatattagaatatattcataAATGAGTTCTTTAGAGTCAATAAtacattctaaaattaatatacttTAGCTCTTAATTTGTCCCCTAACTCAGCTCCTCAGCCTCAATCTGCAGCTGGGTGTCATTGGCACCACACTTGCTAGCATGAATTCTGCATGGCATTTGTTTCTTTGGTTATTTGCTTCTGACTCAAAGTGTGTCACGAGCCATAAAATGTGCTTCACTTTTAACTGTATACGCAGAATTATATAGATTTACTTAGCTTTATGAAGTAAATTACACTTTAGTAAATCACTGGACATAACTTATCCATTTGTTTTAATTCATAGGTGGCCACGTCATTTATTAGAACAATAGAGCTTGGAGGGAAAGGATATGCACCACCACCATCGGATCCTTTAAGGACACATGTAAAGGGATTgtctaattttattaatttcattgaCAAATTAGATGAGATTCTTGGAGAAATACCAAACCCAAGGTAATGACTTTTCATATATTACAAATATGTTATTAATCTATCTTTAAAACTTTACAGAATCGGGTAGAAATAAGAGATATTGAAATGACCAAGCATCAGACCAAACAGTGAGGCGAAGAAACAAAATctagatgaataaattaaaatcacatgACCTTACCTCCTAAATTTCTGCCTGTGATTCCGAGTTTTGGCCAAAGTCAAAAGTCACGTCCATACTAAATTTGATTAGAGAAGAGAGttaccatttatttttatctggaTGAAATAGATTTTTGAGGACTGGCAATGAGCAAACAGataatttctgtgtattttttatttagcaATAAAGGAAACTGATATCACGAATGAGTAAGAAAATTGACAAAGATGAAATCCCTattctattttctgttgtttttcattttcttatgtgCAAATCTTTGGTTCATCTGGGATTTGTTTTTGTGTGATATTGGaggtaagattttttaaaaatctgatagaCCCCCATTTATAATATTGGTGTATTGAGTGGTAAGTAAGTTTTGGGGGCAGAAGTGGATTGTATATGCTAGCAATCATGGCGGATCATTATCAATTTGGTATCCTATaacataaacataataaaaatagctgatatttattgaacacttgttATATgtcagacattgtgctaagttcTTTACTCAGATTATCATTTGATCATTACAACAACCTGACTTGATAGATACTATTACTATCCCTAATTTAGAGGTGAAAAAACTAAAACACAGGGATCAAGTAACTTGCCCTACGTTATATTAAGTAGCAGAGTAGGGATCTGAACACAGTCAGTTCTGTACATCCATTCTCCTAATGACTATATCTTGTTCCGTGAAACTTCATTCCATTCTAAGATTCTAAGAAGGTTTTTTTTCAGGATTTTATTCTGAATTGCAGTCTATCTTCTCATATGGATATCCATTACAAAGAAGTAAATTTGGAAGAGGTTTTTGAAAATAACTTAGAGACAAAATAAGTGACATCTTCTGAACTTCCAGATAATATATTGGGGAGCCATTTCTATTGAAATATcagatattaaatttttaaaaaattttttgtaaggCAATATAGATACATTTTGTTAAAGTCAAGTGGTACTACAGTCATCTGTCAGTTTTTTGcccttgaagatattccttctggAGAGTCCCCTGTCATCTTTATTCAATCTTTGCTTTTGCTTGTTAGGCCTGTGTCAGAGTGGCAACCATGAACCTTCATCCTCACCTTGTGAAACAGTCTCTGCCTGTTTCCTGGCTCTTATGACTTTATTTTAATTGGTAAACCCCTTATTTTGCTCAAGTAGCTTTCTCAGAAAAAGTAAATggtaagcaaatatttttatgttagtCTCATATTTGATTGCATATGATTTTATgtcatgtttcatttatttctctaagattatttattatatttaatgtaaaaatattgtTATCTGCTTCCTGAATGGTCTTTGTTTTATCTCTATTggatgcttttctgttttttactttctttttttttgccctcTTTCATGGTAGAGGTGTTCCTACAATGTGTGGTGATTCTGAACTGTCCTTTCATATTTAAGAGTGAGGCCCTATAGAGCTGATTAGTAGCTCTGTACAGTGGGCTTATTTATAGCATGATGCCCAGTTGGCTCTTTTGTTGGAGACTTACTCTCCAAATGTCAGTAACTTTAGATCTTTTCTTTGGGACTTTCCCAAAAATTTCCACAGAGGCATCTTTTAATCTCTGAAAGCTGTAAATCTGGCTAGCAATATTCTGGGATTTGAGATAGGTCCAGGTTGATGCTGAGTCTCACAGTTCCGTATGTAGACTTACTCAATTCCTTTGTTTTTAGTCCTGCTGCCCCTGGGTCCGGAGCCTCTCATAGTTTCTTTAGAACAGTTTTGCTTCccatgctgaggtgggagagaagCACTAGCCTGACTGCTCAGAATAGAGGGAGAATGGGGGTATAAGTGTTCCTTATGGAGACCGTCAACTAGCTTTTCTGTTTTCAACCCCGCCTTTGCATAGCCATCAGTATTACCTTCAAT
Proteins encoded in this window:
- the PARPBP gene encoding PCNA-interacting partner isoform X24, with the protein product MAVFNQKSVLDMIKEFRKNWRALCNSERTTVCGADSMLLALQLSMAENNKQVQLLARKIIFSYLNLLVNSKNDLAVAYILNIPDRGLGREAFTDLKHAAREKQMSIFLVATSFIRTIELGGKGYAPPPSDPLRTHVKGLSNFINFIDKLDEILGEIPNPRGYKFICWKINSWNKFWKCSPGQK